One genomic region from Glaciimonas sp. PAMC28666 encodes:
- a CDS encoding NAD(P)/FAD-dependent oxidoreductase, with protein MAHSQQPNHHGVTDDANPLVTAGSDNSALDLASDSAYDVLIIGAGFAGLHMLHRVRAMGLTARVFEAADDVGGVWYWNRYPGARCDVESLQYSYSFSSELEQEWVWTEKYAAQPEILRYIMHVADRFELRRDIAFNTRITAATFDESVNRWNLQTDTGIHASGRFCVMASGSLSATRLPDIPGLANFTGKIYHTGAWPHEGVDFSGQTVGVIGTGSSGIQTIPAIARQAEKLVVFQRTANFSIPGWNEALKPEVQQTWKSVYHEHRSRAREVGTLYEFSDKGAMQASEAERAQEYERRWNKGGVNFVHSFNDVMIDKRANDTISDFVRARIRTIVSDPVVAEMLCPHDHPLGTKRICVDTGYYETYNRTNVKLVDLKKTPITEVISSAVRCGDTDYALDALVCATGYDALTGALLNIDIRGRDGLALVDKWSAGPRTYLGLMTAGFPNMFIITGAGSPSVLVNMVVGIEQHVDWIGDCISYLDLAKMAAIEAGEAAETDWVEHVNTAANKTLFPLANSWFLGANIPGKPRVFMPYVAKIGVYRKECDEIAADDYRGFILTAA; from the coding sequence ATGGCCCATTCCCAGCAACCTAACCATCACGGTGTCACCGATGACGCCAATCCTTTGGTGACCGCCGGTAGCGACAATTCTGCATTGGATTTGGCCTCAGATTCAGCCTACGATGTGCTTATCATCGGGGCCGGATTCGCAGGCCTGCATATGCTGCATCGAGTGCGCGCAATGGGCCTGACCGCCCGTGTCTTCGAAGCCGCGGATGACGTCGGTGGCGTCTGGTACTGGAATCGTTATCCTGGCGCGCGCTGCGATGTTGAAAGCTTGCAGTATTCGTATTCATTTTCTTCTGAACTTGAGCAAGAATGGGTCTGGACCGAAAAGTACGCAGCTCAGCCGGAAATCTTGCGCTATATCATGCATGTAGCAGACCGTTTCGAGCTGCGCCGCGATATCGCATTCAATACCAGAATTACTGCTGCAACTTTCGACGAAAGTGTTAACCGTTGGAACTTGCAAACCGACACGGGGATACATGCATCCGGCCGGTTTTGCGTTATGGCAAGCGGATCATTGTCCGCCACGCGGTTGCCAGATATTCCAGGCCTCGCCAACTTTACTGGCAAGATTTATCACACAGGTGCATGGCCGCACGAGGGTGTCGACTTTAGCGGTCAAACGGTTGGCGTAATCGGCACCGGGTCTTCCGGCATTCAAACGATTCCTGCGATTGCCCGTCAGGCCGAAAAGCTGGTGGTATTCCAGCGCACCGCAAATTTTTCCATTCCCGGATGGAACGAGGCGCTCAAGCCGGAAGTGCAGCAAACGTGGAAGAGCGTTTATCACGAACACCGCAGCCGCGCCCGTGAAGTCGGCACCCTCTATGAATTTTCGGATAAGGGCGCCATGCAGGCGAGTGAGGCGGAGCGCGCGCAGGAATATGAGCGCCGCTGGAATAAGGGCGGCGTCAACTTTGTGCACTCCTTCAACGATGTGATGATCGATAAGCGCGCCAACGACACGATTTCAGACTTTGTTCGGGCCAGGATCAGAACCATAGTCAGCGATCCTGTTGTGGCAGAAATGCTCTGTCCACACGATCATCCGCTCGGCACTAAGCGGATCTGCGTCGATACCGGCTATTACGAAACCTACAATCGCACCAACGTCAAATTGGTCGACCTGAAAAAAACGCCGATTACGGAAGTGATCAGCAGCGCTGTGCGTTGCGGCGACACCGATTACGCGCTTGACGCATTGGTTTGCGCTACTGGTTACGACGCACTGACCGGTGCGCTGCTGAATATCGATATTCGTGGCAGAGACGGTCTGGCCCTGGTGGATAAATGGTCCGCCGGACCGCGTACCTATCTGGGTTTGATGACCGCTGGTTTCCCCAATATGTTTATCATCACTGGCGCTGGTAGCCCTTCGGTTCTGGTCAATATGGTGGTCGGCATCGAACAGCACGTCGATTGGATAGGTGATTGCATCAGCTACCTTGATCTAGCAAAAATGGCGGCGATCGAAGCCGGAGAAGCTGCTGAGACGGACTGGGTTGAGCATGTAAATACAGCGGCGAACAAGACGCTTTTCCCGCTGGCGAACTCGTGGTTTCTGGGTGCCAATATCCCCGGAAAGCCACGCGTGTTTATGCCGTATGTAGCGAAAATCGGGGTGTATCGTAAGGAGTGCGACGAGATCGCCGCGGACGACTACCGGGGTTTCATTCTAACGGCGGCGTAG
- a CDS encoding glucose 1-dehydrogenase, which produces MDISSNMAPQVLTGRLALVTGAGQGNGRAIAIGLARAGARVIVTDINAANIKQVEEEIRAAGGQAWAHVLDVTSTEACIALAQEITDDIGRVNVLVNNAGILIRENVDSPRVVANMQRMMDVNVNGTFNVTHAFLPALRATRGSIINVASIAAFAGQPGSMGYSPSKGAVKLLTQSLAVELAKDGVRVNAIAPGVIETAMTIDTRGTPETMHKFMLRTPLGRVGQAEELVGPVVFLASDMASYVTGVTLPVDGGFLAC; this is translated from the coding sequence ATGGATATTTCTTCGAATATGGCCCCGCAGGTATTGACCGGACGTCTCGCCCTCGTTACAGGCGCAGGACAAGGAAATGGTCGGGCCATCGCAATTGGCCTGGCCAGAGCAGGCGCCCGCGTCATCGTCACCGATATCAACGCTGCAAACATCAAACAGGTGGAGGAGGAAATCCGCGCTGCTGGCGGCCAGGCATGGGCGCACGTATTGGATGTGACCTCAACCGAAGCCTGCATCGCATTGGCGCAAGAAATCACTGACGATATCGGGCGCGTGAATGTTCTGGTAAATAATGCCGGAATACTCATCCGCGAAAACGTGGACAGTCCGCGTGTCGTCGCTAATATGCAACGAATGATGGATGTTAATGTGAATGGCACCTTTAACGTTACCCATGCATTCTTACCGGCATTGCGCGCGACGCGGGGATCCATTATCAACGTGGCCTCCATCGCTGCGTTTGCCGGACAACCCGGCAGCATGGGCTATTCGCCATCCAAAGGCGCGGTTAAATTATTGACGCAATCGTTGGCGGTCGAACTTGCCAAAGACGGCGTCCGCGTTAACGCGATTGCACCCGGTGTTATTGAGACTGCGATGACCATCGATACCCGAGGCACGCCGGAAACGATGCATAAGTTCATGCTCAGAACCCCTCTGGGCCGCGTTGGACAAGCTGAAGAACTGGTAGGTCCGGTCGTGTTTTTAGCTTCTGATATGGCAAGCTATGTCACTGGCGTGACATTACCGGTTGATGGCGGTTTCCTGGCTTGCTGA
- a CDS encoding ABC transporter substrate-binding protein, which produces MNHHQNRHQLDIKSDAFSAQYKAPKINVGSALRRISVSLIIASLTVSAFAFEQPNDGVYSDRIDWGVIMDMSGTASGSQIPWVRGMQTYMRQLNESGGIRGRKVNLVLEDDRYDASLVRIAYEKLNAQTPVLGISGLGNTSAQVALMPSIRRGKLPIVGTFAVTKAGVEPPSPMFYNGYCGFKQMAQVGVGFFADKLKLKALKVATVHMDVAGGKEYADFVDAEVHKYGGTSQAFPVKVGAADVTAQVMGIIAMKPDVITVYGVPTPTILLMRTMQQYGLKIPTFSITQLGTPDIYTALGPDAGRDYHFVSCFTPGDIDEPGGIKEMSAAADKYGFSSSKTNVNFVGGWIVGELVADAINRAGPEPTRASMVEAMAKGFEVDTKGVSSQLKFTPDNHLGMSALRVYSYDYDAKRFKAFGKYSDYQKYVK; this is translated from the coding sequence ATGAATCACCATCAAAATCGCCACCAACTAGACATCAAAAGCGATGCGTTCTCTGCGCAATATAAGGCGCCAAAGATAAATGTTGGCTCTGCCTTAAGAAGAATAAGCGTCAGCCTGATTATTGCCAGCCTGACCGTGAGTGCCTTTGCTTTTGAACAGCCTAACGACGGCGTCTATTCCGATCGGATCGACTGGGGTGTGATTATGGACATGAGTGGAACCGCGTCCGGATCGCAAATACCTTGGGTGCGAGGAATGCAGACCTATATGCGGCAGCTTAACGAGTCTGGCGGGATTCGCGGTCGCAAGGTTAATCTGGTACTCGAAGATGATCGTTACGATGCCTCTTTGGTGCGGATCGCCTATGAAAAACTGAACGCTCAGACGCCGGTATTGGGAATATCAGGGCTTGGCAACACAAGCGCACAAGTCGCCTTAATGCCCTCCATCCGCCGTGGCAAACTTCCTATCGTTGGAACCTTTGCCGTTACTAAGGCCGGGGTTGAGCCGCCATCTCCCATGTTTTACAACGGTTATTGCGGATTTAAACAAATGGCGCAAGTTGGTGTAGGATTTTTTGCGGACAAACTTAAACTCAAGGCGCTCAAGGTCGCTACCGTGCATATGGACGTGGCTGGTGGCAAAGAATATGCAGACTTTGTCGATGCAGAGGTACATAAGTATGGCGGTACCTCGCAGGCGTTTCCCGTCAAGGTAGGTGCTGCAGATGTTACCGCGCAAGTGATGGGCATCATTGCCATGAAGCCGGACGTAATCACGGTTTATGGCGTCCCAACGCCAACCATTTTGCTAATGCGGACGATGCAGCAATATGGCTTGAAAATTCCGACGTTTTCGATTACCCAACTCGGCACCCCCGATATTTACACTGCCCTCGGTCCTGATGCTGGTCGCGATTATCATTTTGTGAGCTGCTTCACGCCGGGCGACATCGACGAACCGGGCGGCATTAAGGAAATGTCGGCAGCGGCCGATAAATATGGTTTTAGCTCGTCGAAAACCAACGTCAACTTTGTCGGCGGATGGATCGTAGGCGAACTGGTGGCGGATGCAATCAACAGGGCAGGGCCGGAGCCAACCCGCGCATCCATGGTGGAAGCAATGGCAAAAGGATTTGAGGTCGACACCAAAGGCGTCTCATCACAACTAAAATTTACCCCCGATAATCATCTTGGCATGTCAGCTTTGCGTGTCTACAGTTATGACTACGATGCTAAACGTTTCAAAGCTTTTGGCAAGTACAGCGACTATCAGAAGTACGTCAAATAA